The region aaattaagaagTATGCTTGTAGAATTTTCAAGGAACCTTAATACTTTAGTTCGTTCTTGGTCATCGCTTAgtactttcttttttaagaCATAGATGCAGATGCAGTGTGCGCTATGTTGTGGTTCTTTTTCTGAATGTGGAGTATTCTAACTATGTGCTACTGTAATCTATGTGAAGTTGCGTGTTCTTTCCTAGTTGTGCATCTTTAATGGATTTTGGCGATCATTTTAAACGTGTTGTCGTTATTTAAAGAAAGGATTTTCGAGGACATGTGCTCCTTTCGtgctttttgttctttttaaaataagggGTGTACAGGACAATTTATGCCCACCTTGACTATTCCACTGGCTAGATGTATCCTCTTGGCAACTCTAGCCTTCCGGTACCAGTTTCATTGACCACCTGATCATAGGCCATATTCTTGGTGCTAACAGTGCTGAAATACCTTTTTTCTGATACCACCAGAATGGTTTGTTGTGCATCAGAGATGTAAACATTTCATAAAAAAACGGATTCCACTCTGCCCAAACATAGGTTGGTAGGGGtgctcaaaaaatgaaaaataaacattattGCACTAGATGTATACAAAATTTTCTACATTATTTGAGTACTGTATATCAGCTTGTTGTGGAGATCAGGGTTAAATCCTAACTGAGACAGAACATTAGGTGATTTTCCTTTCGTCTGCCTAAGCTTTGGGCAGAGTTACTCGTTACCTATGCTGGTGGAACAGTTGGGGTGCATGCAATGTCTGGACACCACGTTATATAAAAGGAGCATGTCTAATGAAACAATTTCAAATATGTTAACATAAACCTAAGGTTGCAGTTTATTGTCTTGTTATTATTGATTCTTCATTTATGCTTACAAAAAAGTGGATGAGGGGAGTATGCTGAACTTCTTTCTTTACGTGCATATTCGCTTTCCAACAATTTCCATGATATTAGAAACAAAAGTAATTTTATGAGACTCAGGGCTCTGgacaaatatttttgaaataccCTATCCCTGAATCCCAGGTTTCTTGATAAACCTTAAGCATATCAAGGTTGGTTTAATAAATTTTAAGCATTTCTGGTCATATGCAATCAAAACAGGTTTTTCTAGTAGATGCCATCCTAAAATCTTCAGGTTTCAGGTCATCTCCTAAGAGAATTGAAGGGCCTGATGGAAGAAACTTGCAGCTTCAGTTTAGGTCTAGGCTAGCTTTGCCTCTGTTCACTGGCGGCAAAGTAGAAGGGGAGCATGGTGCTGCTATCCATGTTGTCTTAATTGACACAAATACTGGCCATCTTGTGAATACTGGACCTGAATCATGTATAAAACTGGATGTTGTTGTGCTGGAAGGTGATTTCAacgatgaagatgatgaagggTGGACGCAAGAAGAATTTGACAGTCATGTCGTTAAAGAACGTGAAGGAAAGAGACCCCTTTTAACTGGTGAATTGCAAGTTACACTCAAGGATGGTGTTGGAACTTTGGGGGATCTAACGTTTACAGATAATTCAAGTTGGATAAGGAGCAGGAAGTTCAGACTTGGCATGAAAGTTGCTTCTGGATATTGTGAAGGAGTACGCATACGAGAAGCAAAGACCGAGGCTTTCACTGTTAAAGATCATCGTGGAGAATGTAGGGTGCTTAGTCTAAACtttttgttgttactttttCTTGGAGAAAATGACGAAAATGGTCCCTTTTCTTTGgtagtaggttcaaaatagtctatCAACTGAGTAGTTTTTGTCCTTGAGTGACCACTTTTGGTCTCTCTATTTACCAAACTCTAATTGTTAAATTTAACCGGAATGGTGAAATAAAATTGAACTACAAACACCAGAAATTTCTGTCAGAACTCCAGAAACGGTAACATAAAAAATTTCACCAGACTCTTGGAATAGAACAAAAATAGCATAAACTACAAAATCTGCATTTTCAAATGTGAGTTCCCGttaaatattttatgttttcacAGTTCTGATTAAATTTAACCTGACAGAGATAAAAGTGCtcacttttggcaaacttaaaggaccaaaactgctcAAGtgatacttaagggactatttgaGCCTACTAACAAAGATAGGGGACCATGTTTGTCATTTTCTCCTTTTCCTTATTAACAGTTATTGACTATTTTTGAATTTCTTACTCCCTGCAGTGTACAAGAAACATTATCCACCAGCGCTAAATGACGAGGTCTGGAGATTGGAGAAGATTGGCAAGGATGGTTCCTTCCACAAGAGGTTAAATAAGGCTGCGATATTTACTGTTGAAGACTTCCTTAGGCTTGTGGTTAGAGATCCGCAGAAACTACGAAGTGTGAGTGTCTAGTGggttataaaaaggaaaaagtgaataaaagaaatagaatttaactttacatttcgcTGCACTTTGTCTTcaatatgacttgtatttttGGCAGATCCTTGGAAGCGGTATGTCAAATAAGATGTGGGACGCTTTATTAGAGCATGCAAAGACTTGTGTCTTGAGTGGGAAGCTTTATGTCTATTATTCCGATGATTCGAGAAATGTAGGTGTTGTTTTCAACAATATTTATGAGCTGAATGGCCTTATAGCTGGTGAACAATACCATTCTGCAGATTCACTTTCAGACAGCCAGAAGGtttttttattctcttttaCATATATGAAACTATTTTTTCTCTTTGAGTTTTACTTAGGGTTGATATTAGTGGATGTTCATTCAGCTGACTTTCTCAATATATCGAATTGCGGTTGAATTTGAAGTGTATTCTATGTAATTGTGGTGCTTAACTTTTGATAAAGAACGTGGCAGCTCTTATGGACTTCAAATGTTCTTGTAGGTATACGTAGATTCTTTGGTCAAGAAAGCGTATGATAATTGGAATCAAGTCGTTGAATATGATGGCAAGTCATTTCTGAACATTaagcaaaatcaaaaaccaagCTCTTCAAGGAACGAGCATCCTGTTGGGCCAGTGGATTATCCCAACACTTTTGTTAATCAGCTTCCGCAATCACGACTTCCTGTTTCAGTCCAATCTGAGCAATCTTCTTTGGACCCCAACTTGCTAATTGGAGGTAAAATGTTAATTTTCAGGATTTTATACTTTCGTTCGTGGTAAGGACAGTGGTTTCTTTATTCCTTCCTccatcttttttctttcaaatactTCTGTTTGTTTAATTGATTTGGCTAGTTTATCTAATCCATGAGTCATTAATGGTATGCTTACTGTACTTTGAATCTTGATCCGTTTTAGTGGTCTATTGGCAGAGcttcgaattttttttaatgaatataTCTTCTACATTAAATCTTATCCCTGGAGTACATACTGACCATCTTCACTGCTGAGAATAGTAAAGTTAAGTCTTATATATCTAATATAGCAGAAAATACTAATATaatagaaaagaagaatcaAGATTGCCTCCCATAGTGTAGATGCTGCACTTCAAGTAAAGATTTGTGGAAAATCTTATAAATGGCGCATTGTAACTTCTTAGTTTAAATCTAGACTGTTCCTTTTGTTAAACACCCCcccacaaacacacacacaccaaaaaaaaaaaaaaaagggaatgcTCTTAGGCTGTGCTTAGAGTACGTTTACTTGGCAATATGAGGGCAATGCATACTTGTAGCATGTCAAAATTTGATCCCCttcccttcattttcattttgtttttgcttCAGAAGCTACTTTTGCCTATAGCGTTTGTGCAAATGAGTTTTTCTTAATCGAGATTGTGCGGTGATCTGGAACGTAGCAGAGTTGTGGTAATGGATTCTAGACACACAGGAACTTTTCTAATTGATTGATAATATGTAATAAGGAAATATTGCGGTGAGGTCTTATCATAGATTAGACATTTATATGGTAGCATTGGCAGGAGTTTATAGAAAGCTTCTAAGTCTAGCACTTCTCTTGAGACAAGTGAGTAATAAAATTTGTGATCTAGGTTAGTATGGAATTTGAGTTCAGGagagtatatgatgattaggGACTGTTGCTAAATCTCGCATCTCCCACCTTGGAAGCCTTGCTAAAATGGGAGCAGAAGACAAAGCTGTATAGGAATGAGGAATCCATTAGTGTGTGTAATTGGTTCACAACTATTACAAAAAGTttgacattttattttattttcttgattatgtatGGTGGTATTCAGGTCAGCTTGCGGGCACCTCGACTATTCCATCGGGTACCTGCTATCTATCAGTCAACTCTGCCCACCAAGGCTCGGGCAAATGGGAAGAAATCGCCTAGTATTTTTATTCTCTAttgggatttgaacctgagacctgaTGGTTCTCCAcacacttcattgaccactaggccacatccttcggccgatgggaagaaatcacctagtgtttttttaTCCTATATGCGTTTGTCATTCTGTGCTTCGTTTGATGATCCTTGGCTTTATTGCTGGTTGAGTTGAATATAATTTCAAGTATGACTCAATTTTTGGGGTGGCTACTCTGAAGGATGAAATAAAtcgaaagaaaaaagaaaggtaatGGGGAAGAACGCGAATATCATAGACCTAAATATGCAATAAGGATGACTGAGACTTTCAGTAATAATCTTTTGTGAATATTATGTACCAAATAGTCAGTTCTCtttgtgattttattaataaattttctcGAGACAATTTTAGTAGCTCTTATATTTTTGTTCCTTATCCAcaagaagaggaggaagaagCTTATGTTGTTGTTTTACTTCCTGTTGGGGCATATGTTAAGTTCTCAAGAGACTTGTAAAAAATGTACAGAAGTAaaaaagagttccgtaactcgTGTGACACCAGCGTGATGAGACTGTTGAGTATTGAACTGAAAGATAAGTCAatattttggatgaaaaaaaaaaaaaaaaaacagaaagacGAGAGCTGTGGGGTGTAGGAGATATGATTGTGCATTATGGTCCTATAGTTATGCTCTCTATTTCTTTCCCCTGCACTATCAATGTCATAATtctgtcatctttttatttggtGTAACAGGTTCAGGTTATAATGACAGCATGGTTGCTAGGATGCCTTCCCAAAGTCCTATGATGAATTCTAATCCTCGCTCACagtttgagagcactccatttgcGCCTCAGCAGCAAATAACCAGCACTCATCAGCTCCAAAATACGAGATATGACAACAATGTTGGCCTGGCTCTTGGTCCTCCACAATCATCTTCATTCCAGACACAAAACAATCTTAATCCTTTTGACGAATTCTTGTCTGAGGAGGAAATCCGAATGAGAAGCAATGAAATTCTTGAGAATGATGATATGCAACATTTGCTGAGACTTTTCAGCATGGGAGGCCATCACTCTGTCAATGTGCCTGAAGATGGATATGGTTTCCCATCTTTCATGCCTTCGCCATCTCCCGGTTTTAGTTATGATGAGGACCGTACACGCTCAGGAAAAGCTGTTGTGGGTTGGCTGAAAATTAAGGCTGCAATGAGGTGGGGTTTCTTTGTCCGGAAGAAGGCAGCTGAGAGGCGTGCACAGCTTGTGGAACTGGATGAGGAATAATATCTGGTTTGGAAACGGTAGGGCATTTAGACTTAACCATCGACCATTTGAATAACTATTCACAAGGCTGTGGTCATGAAGGCCCGAGTAATTAGGTTTCGATGCTGCATAGTATATTTTCCGAGGGATTAGTGgaattttattgttgtttttttcaTGTACAGAAGCCTGTACAGTAAATTCACTTTTAACGCTCATTGTTAACTCCATTGTGCTCACTGTCTTTATCTGTTTCAAGATATAATGTAGTAGTCTGCAGACCCAAGGGAAATATGCTTTCAAGAACTCCTGTGTGTTGAATTCTATATGAACTTATATGATAAAAAGGATGCTGATTGGCTTTGCATTTGAGTGTTTAACTTAcattatgggtgttgttctcTCTCCATTGCCATTTTTAGTGCCAAAAATGATGGTTGATTAACTgatatgaaagaaaatgatGGTAGCTTCCGAGAACAAGACACTTTATAGATCCTTTTATTTGCAGATCCTTTTATTTGTTATTCAATGtgtttgtattttgtatttaACTGGTATGAGAGAGAGAATGATGGTAGGTTACAAGAACAAGACACTTTATAGATCCTTTTATCAACAATGGTGTGGTTCGGGTCAACTTGAGCACACCTCAACTCAACTACTCTGGGTAATTGTTAATCCCACCAGAATGTGTACCGGGAAGTTGTATTCTGTAGATCTTTATGTTTGATGGGGTTGGTTTTGCCAAAAAGTGGCCAACATagatttttcagttttttctcCCTGCAAACATACTATGTGAAACCAGTCAATGGAGGTTGGCTCGAATCAGTCTTGATGAGTCTCCCTCTTGTAGGTCTATTTAAATGGTGGCAATTTAATGAGAGGagattcaatttcaaaatcacTTTATGAGTGCTTTTGAAACAAATGAGTATAATGGTCTAATCTAATTGTGATTTGAACCTATATCAAATGCTAAGGATTTAAATGATGTATATATCCTTATTGTTCTTTGAGGGTTCAACAAGACACTTTATTTTTAAAcatcaaaccaaatcaattgcgtctttttaaatttatacaacAATAAAATTGGTTTTTCAACCCCGgtgggtttttcgggttttttttttttccggaatagtcttgatacaaaacatataacttttacttcaggTGTTTCttacacaaaatgtgagaagagtgatgactcaacttaaaataaaatattgctaattaacaagccataaagaaaatgaccgtaattaaaaatattaagtcatgctaaaataagtacgacaaataagtattaattacatgaccactctctaaatcaattatgcaaaacaaAGAATAGTGTAATGGTAAatagaatttcttttgttagtattttTTGGTTTGTAGAtctttatataaaacttattgttcaaaattctaagaagtttaaataatatgataatagataaaaaactacgaaaaaatttaagaaatat is a window of Lycium ferocissimum isolate CSIRO_LF1 chromosome 12, AGI_CSIRO_Lferr_CH_V1, whole genome shotgun sequence DNA encoding:
- the LOC132041155 gene encoding calmodulin-binding protein 60 B-like, with product MQTRYMERTKSMKRNLEGGGDDDEQQPERKRPALASVIVEALKVDSLQKLCSSLEPILRRVVSEEVERALAKLGPARVGGRSSPKRIEGPDGRNLQLQFRSRLALPLFTGGKVEGEHGAAIHVVLIDTNTGHLVNTGPESCIKLDVVVLEGDFNDEDDEGWTQEEFDSHVVKEREGKRPLLTGELQVTLKDGVGTLGDLTFTDNSSWIRSRKFRLGMKVASGYCEGVRIREAKTEAFTVKDHRGELYKKHYPPALNDEVWRLEKIGKDGSFHKRLNKAAIFTVEDFLRLVVRDPQKLRSILGSGMSNKMWDALLEHAKTCVLSGKLYVYYSDDSRNVGVVFNNIYELNGLIAGEQYHSADSLSDSQKVYVDSLVKKAYDNWNQVVEYDGKSFLNIKQNQKPSSSRNEHPVGPVDYPNTFVNQLPQSRLPVSVQSEQSSLDPNLLIGGSGYNDSMVARMPSQSPMMNSNPRSQFESTPFAPQQQITSTHQLQNTRYDNNVGLALGPPQSSSFQTQNNLNPFDEFLSEEEIRMRSNEILENDDMQHLLRLFSMGGHHSVNVPEDGYGFPSFMPSPSPGFSYDEDRTRSGKAVVGWLKIKAAMRWGFFVRKKAAERRAQLVELDEE